In Methanothrix sp., a genomic segment contains:
- a CDS encoding DUF116 domain-containing protein, whose product MAGLISKGFEGQGMLPEYLNQLFYLIGQAVVLIVAVILIISFLVALLILYSFKTGNFFAARYMLLGTMLLEGVIKALFSMARVDDSIVDDVGVRLRNYINTKEFLKTPYERRFIFMPQCLRSVQCPAKLTPEGIMCIDCGRCGIGEAKRYAEGMGYKFFVVPGSSFIKRIIKKYRPGAIVGVGCHMEIKEGLDLCHSHSIPARGVPLSTAGCVATTIDWETFYEAISEGASREKGNSEAGGPSR is encoded by the coding sequence GTGGCAGGTTTAATAAGCAAAGGATTTGAAGGTCAGGGCATGCTTCCGGAGTACTTGAACCAGTTGTTCTATCTCATCGGCCAGGCGGTGGTCCTTATAGTCGCCGTCATTCTCATCATCTCCTTTCTGGTAGCTCTGCTCATCCTCTACTCCTTTAAGACGGGCAACTTCTTCGCTGCCAGATATATGCTCTTGGGCACTATGCTCTTAGAGGGGGTGATAAAGGCCCTCTTCTCGATGGCCAGGGTCGACGACTCCATAGTGGATGATGTAGGGGTGCGCCTGAGAAATTACATCAACACCAAGGAGTTTTTAAAGACCCCCTATGAGAGGCGCTTCATCTTCATGCCCCAATGCCTCCGCAGCGTCCAGTGCCCGGCCAAGCTCACTCCGGAGGGAATAATGTGCATAGACTGCGGCCGCTGTGGCATTGGCGAGGCCAAGAGATATGCTGAGGGCATGGGCTACAAGTTCTTCGTAGTTCCCGGCTCCAGCTTCATAAAGAGGATCATAAAGAAATATCGTCCCGGAGCCATTGTGGGAGTGGGATGCCACATGGAGATAAAGGAGGGGCTGGACCTGTGCCACAGCCACAGCATACCGGCCCGGGGAGTCCCACTATCGACAGCAGGTTGCGTTGCCACCACCATAGACTGGGAGACCTTCTATGAGGCCATATCAGAGGGCGCAAGCAGGGAGAAGGGCAATAGCGAGGCGGGCGGTCCGAGCAGATAA
- a CDS encoding serine--tRNA ligase has product MRFHLEASLRLSADASPAEEAISDFIRDAGPMLEKGASPGQGAKIASWRLEGNKIDLVIDSDRYVRAHDALLRLRRPLSELLGKQFRIGVRGLDITRFEIEVQSDKGIDHRIPYVREMRHEGGKLLLVLDVGPEGTLGQPEIENRIPDRIVSLLEEKLEEGYGGKAEHWELLWESPKREPKFNADPTEEMKKAGWIKHGSARGQWIYGPQATHLFRTFEAIVLEEIIQPLGYQEMIFPKLDTWDVWKRSGHAQGVYPEIYFVCPPKTRDPAFWEEVMDYYKVTHEVPLELVKEKIDLPIGGMCYAQCPTFWGFLQGMTLPNSELPIRVFDRSGTSHRYESGGIHGIERVDEFHRIEIVWLGTREQTLEEGERLKDCYKHIFEDILELHWRTAWVTPWFMAQEGKTGLAQMTGAGTVDYEALLPYNGNWIEFQNLSVNGEKYPKGFTVKAQSGEPLWSGCSGVGLERWAAAFLSQKGLDPSNWPEEFRRRFGEMPRGIRFL; this is encoded by the coding sequence ATGAGATTTCATTTGGAGGCAAGCCTTCGGCTGAGCGCTGATGCCAGCCCTGCCGAAGAGGCCATTTCCGATTTCATAAGGGATGCCGGGCCGATGCTGGAGAAGGGAGCTTCCCCGGGCCAGGGGGCAAAGATCGCCTCCTGGCGGCTAGAGGGAAACAAGATCGATCTGGTCATCGATAGCGATCGATATGTTCGGGCTCATGATGCCCTGCTCAGGCTGCGCCGCCCTCTCTCTGAGCTCTTGGGAAAGCAATTCAGGATCGGCGTTCGGGGATTGGATATAACCCGGTTTGAGATCGAGGTTCAGTCCGATAAGGGGATAGACCACCGGATCCCTTATGTGCGGGAGATGAGGCATGAGGGAGGTAAGCTGCTGCTCGTCCTGGATGTGGGCCCGGAGGGCACTTTGGGCCAGCCGGAGATCGAGAACCGCATTCCCGACCGGATAGTCAGCCTTCTGGAGGAGAAGCTGGAGGAGGGCTATGGAGGAAAGGCTGAGCACTGGGAGCTTCTCTGGGAGAGCCCGAAGAGGGAGCCGAAGTTCAATGCCGATCCCACAGAAGAGATGAAGAAGGCAGGCTGGATCAAGCATGGCTCTGCCCGGGGGCAGTGGATCTACGGTCCCCAGGCCACCCACCTCTTCCGCACCTTCGAGGCCATCGTCCTGGAGGAGATCATCCAGCCTTTAGGCTACCAGGAGATGATATTTCCCAAGCTTGATACCTGGGACGTCTGGAAGAGGAGCGGCCATGCCCAGGGGGTCTATCCGGAGATCTACTTCGTCTGTCCGCCTAAGACCCGCGATCCGGCCTTCTGGGAGGAGGTCATGGACTACTACAAGGTCACCCATGAGGTCCCCTTGGAGCTGGTCAAGGAGAAGATCGACCTGCCCATTGGGGGGATGTGCTATGCCCAGTGCCCCACCTTCTGGGGATTCCTCCAGGGGATGACCCTCCCCAACAGCGAGCTGCCCATCCGGGTCTTCGACCGGTCGGGCACCAGCCACCGCTATGAGTCAGGGGGGATTCATGGCATAGAGAGGGTGGACGAATTCCATCGCATTGAGATCGTCTGGCTGGGGACGAGAGAGCAGACCTTAGAGGAGGGGGAGAGGCTGAAGGACTGCTACAAGCACATCTTCGAGGATATCTTAGAGCTGCACTGGAGGACGGCCTGGGTCACCCCCTGGTTCATGGCCCAGGAGGGCAAGACCGGCCTGGCCCAGATGACCGGCGCGGGCACAGTGGACTATGAGGCTCTGCTGCCCTACAATGGAAACTGGATAGAGTTTCAGAACCTCTCTGTGAACGGGGAGAAGTACCCCAAAGGGTTCACAGTCAAAGCCCAGAGCGGCGAGCCCCTGTGGTCTGGCTGCAGCGGTGTGGGGCTGGAGCGCTGGGCGGCAGCCTTCCTCAGCCAGAAGGGGCTGGATCCATCAAACTGGCCGGAGGAGTTCCGCCGGCGTTTCGGGGAGATGCCCAGGGGAATCAGGTTCCTCTGA
- a CDS encoding 30S ribosomal protein S15, giving the protein MAKMHSRKRGSSRSRPPMVSKAPEWSDISKEELEKTVMKLHDTGISPSRIGLILRDQYGVPNAKLVMGKSITGFLKENNALADIPEDLTNLMRKALRVRKHIRANKRDVHNKRALQLTENKIRRLVKYYHSSGHLAPEWAYSPETAEILIS; this is encoded by the coding sequence ATGGCAAAAATGCATAGCCGAAAAAGGGGCTCCTCACGGTCCCGGCCACCCATGGTGAGCAAAGCGCCAGAGTGGTCTGATATATCCAAGGAGGAGTTGGAAAAGACAGTCATGAAGCTGCATGATACAGGCATCTCTCCCAGCCGCATTGGCCTCATCCTGAGGGATCAGTATGGCGTGCCGAACGCCAAGCTGGTGATGGGAAAGAGCATAACGGGCTTTCTTAAGGAGAACAACGCCCTGGCAGATATTCCAGAGGATCTGACCAATCTGATGCGAAAAGCGCTTCGTGTGAGAAAACATATAAGAGCTAATAAGCGAGACGTCCATAATAAGAGGGCTCTCCAGCTTACAGAAAACAAGATAAGAAGATTGGTGAAATACTATCACAGCTCAGGGCATCTGGCTCCGGAATGGGCCTATTCGCCGGAGACCGCTGAGATCCTCATCTCATGA
- a CDS encoding tetratricopeptide repeat protein, translated as MLISLNAVSYQGIASEGAIADKGLALYNQGRYDEAMEVFDEAIRINPEDAWAWNDKGSALHGMGKYDEAIKAYDEAIRIDPEFAWSWNNKGIALCSLGKYDEAIRACGEAIRIDPEYAWAWSNKGCALYGQGRYDEAIKAYDEAIRIDPEDAGAWYNKGNTLDTQGKHDEAINAYDEVIRIDPEFARAWSNKGRALSDQGKYDEAIRAYDEAIRLDPELAGAWSNKGRALSKQGKYDEAIRAYDEAIRLDPEYVWAWYNKGSALKNLGKYDEAFRAFEEAIRLDPEMNMVQ; from the coding sequence ATGCTGATCTCGCTTAATGCTGTATCCTATCAGGGCATCGCATCGGAGGGAGCTATAGCTGATAAAGGCTTGGCCCTCTATAACCAGGGCAGGTATGATGAGGCCATGGAGGTTTTTGACGAGGCCATCAGAATTAATCCTGAAGATGCTTGGGCATGGAACGATAAAGGCTCGGCCCTTCATGGAATGGGCAAGTACGATGAGGCCATAAAGGCATATGACGAGGCCATCAGAATCGATCCTGAGTTTGCCTGGTCATGGAACAATAAAGGCATTGCTCTCTGTAGTCTGGGCAAGTACGATGAGGCCATAAGGGCTTGTGGCGAAGCTATCAGAATCGACCCTGAATATGCCTGGGCATGGAGCAATAAAGGTTGTGCCCTCTATGGTCAGGGCAGGTACGATGAGGCCATAAAGGCATATGATGAGGCCATCAGAATTGATCCTGAAGATGCCGGAGCATGGTACAATAAAGGCAATACTCTCGATACACAGGGCAAGCATGACGAGGCCATAAATGCATATGACGAGGTCATCAGAATTGATCCTGAATTTGCCCGGGCATGGAGCAATAAAGGCCGGGCTCTCAGTGATCAGGGCAAGTACGATGAGGCCATAAGAGCATATGACGAGGCCATCAGACTTGATCCTGAATTGGCTGGGGCATGGAGCAATAAAGGCCGGGCTCTCAGTAAGCAGGGCAAATACGATGAGGCCATAAGGGCATATGATGAGGCCATCAGACTTGATCCTGAATATGTCTGGGCATGGTACAATAAAGGTTCGGCTCTCAAAAACCTGGGCAAGTACGATGAGGCCTTCAGGGCTTTTGAAGAGGCCATCAGACTTGATCCTGAGATGAATATGGTACAATAA
- a CDS encoding DHH family phosphoesterase: MKRLDRAAEAIARSILHCEQMRVISHNDADGITSAGLICHALLRAGIPFQATLVNRLDSSVIEGLTGPVVFCDMGSGKPELISLVPGECFVLDHHRPVGSLDCMHHNPHLFGIDGAFELSASGTVYSVVRHMGDNADLAGLALVGAMGDRQAMIGANRSILEEAVASGAVQVRPGLKLPGDGPVEEVLTRSIEPLLDFTGDREKVREFLDALRISGNAESLEGDELTRLATALTLKLIMQGSFAADSILGEVIRLRHEVVENSLHMVQLLNACGNRDLPGIGLTLCLRDRGSLMEAERLGDEYREHILREISLLREQSRQMKNLRYLKRMNMEAGAIVSGLGIRYLYTDLPLVTLNHKDDMIKISARGNKPLIARGLDLSVALREAANAVGGNGGGHTIASGASIPPGREDEFLALLDRILDEQLNRGADASSRPVGDDA, translated from the coding sequence ATGAAGCGGCTGGATAGGGCAGCAGAGGCCATAGCCCGGTCCATTCTGCATTGCGAGCAGATGCGGGTGATATCCCATAACGATGCCGATGGCATCACCTCTGCCGGGCTGATCTGCCATGCCCTTCTGCGTGCAGGCATTCCCTTCCAGGCCACACTGGTCAACCGGCTGGACAGCTCTGTGATCGAGGGGCTGACCGGGCCGGTGGTCTTCTGCGATATGGGGAGCGGAAAGCCGGAACTGATCTCTCTTGTGCCTGGTGAGTGCTTCGTTTTAGATCATCACCGCCCGGTGGGAAGCCTGGACTGTATGCATCACAATCCTCATCTCTTCGGCATAGATGGGGCCTTTGAGCTCTCTGCCTCCGGCACCGTCTACTCTGTGGTCCGCCATATGGGCGATAATGCCGATCTGGCCGGCCTTGCCCTGGTGGGTGCAATGGGCGACCGCCAGGCGATGATAGGGGCGAACAGATCCATCCTGGAGGAGGCAGTGGCCAGCGGAGCAGTACAGGTCAGACCCGGTCTGAAGCTCCCCGGCGACGGGCCGGTGGAGGAGGTTCTGACAAGGAGCATAGAGCCTCTACTGGACTTCACCGGCGATCGGGAGAAGGTCAGAGAGTTCCTGGATGCTCTGAGGATAAGTGGCAATGCAGAAAGCCTGGAGGGGGATGAGCTGACCAGGCTGGCCACGGCTCTAACCCTTAAGCTGATCATGCAGGGGAGCTTTGCTGCAGACTCTATTTTGGGTGAGGTGATCCGCCTCCGCCATGAGGTGGTGGAGAACTCCCTGCATATGGTACAACTGCTCAATGCCTGCGGCAACCGGGATCTTCCCGGCATAGGGCTCACCCTCTGCCTGCGCGACAGGGGATCGCTCATGGAGGCCGAGAGGCTGGGGGATGAGTACAGAGAGCACATCCTGCGGGAGATAAGCCTCCTTCGAGAGCAGAGCCGGCAGATGAAGAACCTTCGCTATCTGAAGAGGATGAATATGGAGGCGGGGGCGATCGTATCCGGTCTTGGGATCCGGTATCTTTACACCGATCTCCCTTTGGTGACCTTGAACCATAAGGATGATATGATCAAGATATCCGCTCGGGGGAATAAACCCCTCATAGCCCGCGGCCTGGACTTATCTGTAGCCCTGCGGGAGGCGGCTAATGCCGTGGGCGGAAACGGAGGGGGCCATACCATAGCCAGCGGGGCATCCATACCGCCGGGCAGAGAGGATGAGTTCCTGGCCCTGCTGGACAGGATCCTGGACGAGCAGCTCAATAGGGGAGCAGATGCCTCCAGCCGGCCGGTTGGGGATGATGCATGA
- a CDS encoding 4Fe-4S binding protein, giving the protein MPAVVNRDECVSCGTCVEECPEEAITLDDEEIAVVDKEKCTDCGTCVEACPSEAITIEK; this is encoded by the coding sequence ATGCCCGCAGTTGTTAATAGAGACGAATGTGTAAGCTGTGGAACCTGCGTCGAGGAATGCCCTGAGGAGGCCATCACCCTGGACGACGAGGAAATAGCAGTCGTAGATAAAGAAAAGTGCACTGATTGTGGGACATGCGTTGAAGCTTGCCCCTCCGAAGCAATCACCATAGAGAAGTAA
- a CDS encoding carboxypeptidase regulatory-like domain-containing protein: protein MVKYRSKLLVLMLLLVATADSQIAQVPGSSAATGLSGQVVDSYGQGISGARIWIIDSTGQAKETASNATGGYSMTLAPGSYTITAELSGYSFTSATVLVQTSLLSAAPRIVGYWAGPAAQAAVSPPDSGLYGQAYYATGTGTGWVQGRVMDQTGAGVPSASLNVDGWRTAYATDEQGNYRLELSPGMHIIDPFKPGYGIPPRAAFVASGRTTRLDFIAKGVVALGRGRM, encoded by the coding sequence ATGGTCAAATATCGGTCCAAACTATTGGTGCTGATGCTTCTGCTGGTGGCAACGGCAGATTCGCAGATCGCACAGGTACCAGGCAGCAGCGCTGCCACCGGCCTCTCGGGCCAGGTGGTTGATTCATATGGCCAGGGCATATCCGGAGCCAGAATCTGGATAATCGATAGCACCGGCCAGGCCAAAGAGACCGCCAGCAATGCCACTGGTGGCTATAGCATGACCCTGGCCCCGGGCAGCTACACCATAACTGCAGAGCTCTCCGGATACAGCTTCACCTCTGCCACGGTGCTCGTCCAGACGAGCCTCCTCTCCGCCGCCCCGAGAATCGTCGGCTACTGGGCAGGCCCTGCAGCCCAGGCGGCGGTATCGCCCCCCGACTCCGGGCTGTACGGGCAGGCCTACTATGCCACAGGCACAGGCACAGGATGGGTTCAGGGAAGGGTGATGGATCAGACCGGGGCAGGCGTTCCCTCTGCCTCCCTGAACGTCGATGGCTGGAGGACGGCATATGCCACCGACGAGCAGGGCAACTACCGGCTTGAGCTCTCACCGGGAATGCACATAATCGATCCCTTCAAGCCCGGCTATGGAATTCCGCCCAGGGCAGCATTCGTCGCCTCCGGACGGACCACCAGGCTGGATTTCATCGCCAAAGGGGTGGTCGCCCTGGGAAGGGGGAGAATGTGA
- a CDS encoding KEOPS complex subunit Pcc1, translated as MIHAHLVLLGEGGEDMEKVGRAIEPDNLPNMNLMIDERCLRLQFSIEKPGTLLTTMDDLLMNIKIAREMLSVAEER; from the coding sequence ATGATCCATGCGCATCTGGTCCTGCTGGGAGAGGGAGGAGAGGATATGGAGAAGGTCGGCCGGGCCATCGAGCCGGACAACCTGCCCAATATGAATCTAATGATCGATGAGCGCTGTCTGCGCCTGCAGTTCTCCATCGAGAAGCCCGGGACCCTTCTCACCACTATGGATGATCTATTGATGAACATTAAAATAGCAAGAGAGATGCTATCTGTTGCGGAGGAGAGATGA